A DNA window from Luteolibacter luteus contains the following coding sequences:
- a CDS encoding DUF5362 family protein, with the protein METPYPPSNPAAAPGMSLEVSPSSVQILCATRPWVVFCAVMGFLGALMTLAYGIMMTFFGVVIGQPATPPPTPGGAPPPNITPFIPTLGIFYLVLAVLYLLPSAKLWKFGSAIKRLRLSGSMEDLEQVITQQRGFWKALSILIIVGFVTGVIFFLIMMMTIMATMPKPR; encoded by the coding sequence ATGGAGACTCCCTATCCACCCAGCAACCCCGCGGCTGCCCCGGGCATGTCCCTGGAGGTCAGCCCCAGCTCCGTCCAGATTCTATGTGCCACGAGACCTTGGGTGGTTTTTTGCGCGGTGATGGGCTTTCTCGGCGCCCTGATGACCTTGGCTTACGGGATCATGATGACCTTCTTCGGCGTGGTAATCGGGCAACCGGCAACCCCGCCTCCTACGCCGGGCGGAGCACCCCCACCGAACATCACCCCCTTTATCCCCACCTTGGGGATCTTCTATCTGGTTCTCGCCGTACTCTACCTGCTCCCGTCCGCGAAGCTTTGGAAGTTTGGCAGCGCCATCAAGAGACTCCGTCTTTCGGGCAGCATGGAAGATCTGGAGCAAGTCATCACCCAGCAGCGGGGCTTCTGGAAAGCCCTCAGCATCCTGATCATCGTCGGTTTCGTGACCGGAGTGATTTTCTTCCTGATCATGATGATGACC
- a CDS encoding mechanosensitive ion channel family protein: protein MFDDLISTFWSSPLLQKSAKAAVVLATGIPAVLLASRIVSRVLRHRLGEQGGNLLARIVRYAGYVMILVGVLQEFGFNLAAVLGAAGIAGVAIGFASQTSLSNLISGLFIVGERPFEKGDVIEVGTFTGTVEEIGLMALTLRTFDNRSVRIPNETLVKTNVVTVTRYPIRRVDLTVGVGYNEAIDKVMRVLREVADAHPAVLDEPETVIVFNGFGESSLNFMIGAWTIKEDVMKVKNEVPLRIKEAFDREGIEMPFPHRVLASGKAMGPIPIVLERQRNKQDG, encoded by the coding sequence ATGTTCGACGATCTCATCTCGACCTTCTGGAGCAGCCCCCTGCTGCAGAAATCCGCCAAGGCCGCGGTGGTGCTGGCCACCGGCATCCCGGCAGTCTTACTGGCCTCGCGGATCGTTTCGCGGGTCCTACGCCACCGGCTCGGCGAACAAGGCGGAAACCTGCTGGCGCGGATCGTCCGCTATGCGGGCTACGTGATGATCCTCGTGGGAGTCCTGCAAGAGTTCGGATTCAACCTGGCAGCGGTGCTCGGTGCGGCGGGGATCGCGGGTGTGGCGATCGGCTTCGCCTCCCAGACCTCGCTCTCCAATCTGATTTCGGGGCTTTTCATCGTGGGCGAACGGCCTTTCGAGAAAGGCGATGTCATCGAGGTGGGCACCTTTACCGGCACGGTCGAGGAAATCGGCCTGATGGCACTGACCCTGCGCACCTTCGACAACCGTTCCGTCCGCATCCCGAACGAGACGCTGGTAAAGACCAACGTGGTCACTGTGACGCGTTATCCGATCCGGCGCGTGGATCTCACCGTGGGCGTGGGATACAATGAAGCGATCGACAAGGTAATGCGCGTGCTACGGGAAGTGGCCGACGCACATCCCGCGGTGCTGGATGAACCGGAGACAGTGATTGTTTTCAATGGCTTCGGCGAGTCTTCCCTCAACTTCATGATCGGTGCATGGACGATCAAGGAGGACGTGATGAAGGTGAAGAACGAGGTCCCCCTGAGGATCAAGGAAGCCTTCGACCGGGAGGGCATCGAGATGCCCTTCCCCCATCGAGTGCTGGCGAGCGGCAAGGCGATGGGGCCGATCCCGATCGTGCTGGAAAGACAGAGGAACAAGCAGGACGGATAA
- a CDS encoding DUF899 family protein: protein MNEEIRALENEIYEMSKKLAALRKAAETEEVPDFTFQTLTGPVKLSSLFAGKDVLFVIHNMGQACRYCTLWADGLNAFLPHLEDRFSVVLLSKDSPEIQQRFAHSRGWRFRMASHAGSTYPADQTVTPGEPDMPGIVCFIREGSKILRKNSAEFGPGDQFCGIWPILSLAGLSDGDWIPQYSYWKRPTKEAMEDGGEGLP, encoded by the coding sequence ATGAATGAGGAAATCCGCGCCTTGGAGAACGAGATCTACGAGATGTCGAAGAAGCTCGCTGCCCTGCGTAAGGCCGCGGAAACGGAGGAAGTCCCGGACTTCACCTTTCAGACCCTCACCGGACCAGTGAAGCTTTCCTCGCTCTTCGCGGGAAAGGACGTCCTTTTCGTGATTCACAATATGGGGCAGGCCTGCCGCTACTGCACCCTCTGGGCGGATGGTTTGAACGCCTTTCTACCCCATCTCGAGGACCGTTTTTCCGTGGTGCTGCTCTCCAAGGACTCTCCGGAGATCCAGCAGCGCTTCGCCCACTCCAGGGGCTGGCGTTTCCGCATGGCCTCCCATGCCGGCAGCACCTATCCGGCGGATCAGACCGTCACCCCGGGTGAGCCGGACATGCCGGGGATCGTGTGCTTTATCCGGGAGGGCTCGAAGATCCTTCGGAAAAATTCGGCCGAGTTCGGTCCCGGCGACCAGTTCTGCGGGATCTGGCCCATTCTCTCGCTCGCAGGTCTTTCCGATGGTGACTGGATCCCGCAGTACTCTTACTGGAAGCGACCGACGAAAGAGGCCATGGAAGACGGCGGGGAGGGGCTGCCATAG
- a CDS encoding aldo/keto reductase — MDLTTTAYGTWSAGRFMHFGETLSEERFLSCIATAWDAGIRTYVTADVYGNGKADELLGQALADKSRDEYCLVGMVGHDFYEGQRQGAKGYPRFTDPELHQSSHYRDYLRKACEKSLERCRTDRFDLLMLHNPDETGYTSTAVWDGLRALKAEGLSERLGLAPGPANGFSLDIIDCIEKFGADIDWAMLILNPLEPWPSCHVLPVCEQHGVKVLTRVADYGGLFHGDMKKGHQFKPGDHRSYRAEGWVDHGLEKIEKMKPIAEKHGLSLIQFASIWNLSQPAVQSVVPTFIQEAGEGARQIEEQIKDFAATPDIRLSAEESETVRQIGDNTGCMMLKGASKRHSISERPDEWPMREDLLELAGRHGLGDNW, encoded by the coding sequence ATGGACTTGACCACGACGGCATACGGCACTTGGAGCGCAGGACGCTTCATGCACTTCGGTGAGACGCTTTCAGAAGAGCGCTTCCTCTCCTGCATCGCCACCGCGTGGGACGCGGGCATCCGCACCTATGTCACCGCCGACGTCTACGGCAACGGCAAGGCCGACGAGTTGCTCGGCCAGGCTCTCGCGGATAAATCGCGCGACGAATACTGCCTCGTCGGCATGGTCGGCCACGATTTCTATGAAGGCCAGCGCCAGGGGGCGAAGGGCTATCCGCGCTTCACCGATCCCGAGCTTCACCAGTCCAGCCACTACCGCGATTACCTGCGGAAGGCCTGCGAGAAGTCGCTCGAGCGCTGCCGCACCGACCGCTTCGACCTGCTGATGCTGCACAATCCCGATGAGACCGGATACACCAGCACCGCTGTCTGGGATGGTCTGCGCGCCCTCAAGGCGGAAGGCCTCAGCGAACGTCTCGGCCTCGCTCCCGGACCGGCGAACGGCTTCTCACTCGATATCATCGACTGCATCGAAAAATTCGGCGCGGATATCGATTGGGCCATGCTCATTCTCAACCCCCTCGAACCATGGCCATCCTGCCATGTGCTTCCGGTCTGCGAGCAGCACGGTGTGAAGGTGCTTACCCGCGTCGCCGACTACGGCGGCCTCTTCCATGGCGACATGAAGAAGGGCCACCAGTTCAAGCCTGGCGATCACCGCTCCTACCGTGCCGAAGGCTGGGTCGATCACGGCCTTGAGAAGATCGAGAAGATGAAGCCGATCGCGGAAAAGCACGGCCTCTCGTTGATTCAGTTCGCCAGCATCTGGAATCTCAGCCAGCCCGCCGTGCAGAGTGTGGTACCGACCTTCATCCAGGAAGCAGGGGAAGGTGCCCGTCAGATCGAAGAGCAAATCAAGGACTTCGCCGCCACCCCGGATATCCGCCTCAGCGCCGAGGAATCCGAAACCGTCCGCCAGATCGGTGACAACACCGGCTGCATGATGCTGAAGGGTGCCAGCAAGCGCCACAGCATCAGCGAGCGCCCTGACGAATGGCCGATGCGTGAGGATCTCCTCGAGCTCGCCGGCCGCCACGGCCTCGGCGACAACTGGTGA
- a CDS encoding alpha-amylase yields the protein MSTPFRNLKESFRGASRKQGTAVRDLHEWLAGNSAALAATKPEAEFNGTMMQGFHWYLPADGQHWNRLASEAPALAKAGITGIWFPPATKAMGGINDVGYGIYDLFDLGEFVQGATPNPNGERRTKYGSKDEYVAAVRACKKAGIQVYADVVFNHKMGAEFEEEFQAIPYDPADRNRPLGDARTIKAYTGFDFPDRNGRYSTMKWRWEHFGSVDYNSLDPGYQAVWRMKENDFEDQVDIEKGNYDYLMGCDLEVDHPVVRGELKHWGKWMLQIAPIDGFRLDAIKHIESDFFNDWLDEMEASVGRDLFCVGEYWTPRIETLSWYIGHTGGRLNLFDAPLQNNFHQASKSGGNYNMGRILDGTLMKEFPMHAVTLVENHDTQPLQALEAPVEPWFKPLAYAIILLRAEGYPCIFHADYYGADYTGKGRDGIEYHISLSSHRWILDRLLLARMHFAHGPQYSYIDHFNTIGWTRLGTEQHPHAMAVLLSDGPDGTKWMEVGRKDTEFTDITGHVGGTIRSNGDGWAEFRCNGGSVSVWVEKHPELVNLLEELERA from the coding sequence ATGAGCACGCCCTTCCGAAATCTGAAGGAGAGTTTTCGCGGTGCATCGAGAAAGCAGGGAACCGCGGTTCGTGATCTCCACGAATGGCTGGCTGGAAACTCCGCCGCGCTTGCCGCAACCAAACCCGAGGCCGAGTTCAATGGCACGATGATGCAGGGCTTTCATTGGTATCTTCCTGCGGATGGCCAACATTGGAACAGGCTCGCGAGCGAGGCTCCCGCCCTCGCGAAGGCAGGCATCACCGGAATCTGGTTTCCTCCCGCGACGAAGGCGATGGGCGGGATAAACGATGTGGGTTACGGTATTTATGATCTCTTCGATCTCGGGGAGTTCGTCCAAGGCGCCACCCCCAATCCGAATGGCGAGAGAAGGACCAAGTATGGATCCAAGGACGAGTATGTCGCCGCGGTGCGGGCCTGTAAAAAGGCGGGCATCCAAGTTTATGCGGATGTGGTCTTCAATCACAAGATGGGCGCGGAGTTTGAAGAGGAATTCCAAGCCATCCCCTATGACCCGGCCGATCGCAACCGGCCGCTTGGCGATGCACGCACCATCAAGGCCTACACCGGTTTCGATTTCCCGGACCGGAACGGCCGCTACTCCACGATGAAGTGGCGGTGGGAGCACTTTGGCTCCGTGGACTACAACAGCTTGGATCCCGGCTACCAAGCAGTCTGGAGGATGAAGGAGAACGACTTCGAGGATCAGGTGGACATTGAGAAGGGCAACTACGACTACCTCATGGGCTGCGATCTGGAGGTGGATCACCCCGTGGTCCGTGGCGAACTAAAACACTGGGGCAAGTGGATGCTTCAGATTGCGCCGATCGATGGCTTCCGGCTGGATGCCATCAAACACATTGAGAGTGATTTCTTCAACGACTGGTTAGACGAGATGGAAGCATCGGTCGGTCGCGACCTCTTCTGCGTGGGAGAATACTGGACGCCCCGGATCGAGACTCTGAGCTGGTATATCGGCCACACGGGCGGCCGGTTGAATCTCTTCGATGCGCCACTTCAGAACAACTTCCACCAGGCCAGCAAATCAGGCGGGAACTACAACATGGGCCGCATCCTGGACGGCACATTGATGAAGGAGTTCCCGATGCATGCCGTGACGCTAGTGGAGAACCACGACACCCAGCCACTTCAAGCCTTGGAAGCTCCGGTGGAGCCATGGTTCAAGCCGCTTGCCTACGCGATCATACTTCTACGGGCGGAAGGGTATCCCTGCATTTTCCACGCGGACTACTATGGAGCCGACTACACGGGCAAGGGCCGGGACGGGATTGAATACCACATATCCCTAAGCTCTCACCGGTGGATCCTCGACCGACTGCTACTGGCGCGGATGCACTTCGCGCATGGCCCGCAGTACAGTTACATCGATCATTTCAACACGATCGGCTGGACGAGGCTCGGAACAGAGCAGCATCCCCATGCAATGGCGGTGCTGCTCAGTGACGGGCCGGATGGCACCAAGTGGATGGAAGTAGGAAGGAAGGACACCGAGTTCACCGACATCACCGGGCATGTCGGAGGGACGATCCGCTCGAATGGCGATGGCTGGGCGGAGTTCCGGTGCAATGGGGGCTCGGTGTCGGTATGGGTGGAGAAGCACCCCGAGCTGGTGAACCTGTTAGAGGAGTTGGAGCGAGCCTAA
- a CDS encoding beta strand repeat-containing protein codes for MKPCSRRIPSQAFALWAAPILTFSSASGEVLVFNEANASNIWQIPPGTNLLNGATATPSNPATHEGSSPSWTVVTDGVLGAPGDNAATVTPNNGEEVIFPLDIAAQPDGYDITSFDSWVVWANSGRSNQNYVLQYSTVEEPTVFNTIATVANADAATNLSTHTNITDTTGVLASGVHSVKLIFNNQENGYVGFSELKLLATPTNVQTLVEANTGNEWTLPSGANLLKGEMANPPSTNTNEGSSPNWTTVTDGSLGTAADISSSVTPPNMDSVIFPLDTSVNFNGYNLTSFDSYCAWPNSGRDNQDFRISYSTVADPDTFIFLGTAVAHTSSENATHVRLTAATGFLATGVAAIKLDFGHQENGFVGYREFIALGSAVSLSDPLTWTGNSGTGGNANWITGADSNWKKTAGGAAANYNPQAPLTFDNNSTNRNITVSSALASASMAFTNDAAHPFTFGGQKVTVSNDISSSGAGTATFNNALQAGTGVAVTGAGSLVFNEALSGTGVTVSGSGNLTLNAANPELAGNATVSNGTLTVSHDGGLQGGKLVATGGSVRFTSAAPQVATISGTAEGSIVLGKTSGPLVNTNLSAGDAASVTTFAGNISQASGTTGRLTKAGGSTLILSGTNSYSGPTSVAGGVLQLERRLSLYNGNSASWTASNLLVSAGGTLSLRAGFFDEFTEEEINSLALGGFQSGSTLGIKNIDNIVLSRNLTQPGVGLLKTGTGLLTITGNNSSDGTVRIAEGSVHAASEGGTAIPGNVLLGSAVTDVFLSFGADNQFGPGTVVSAANGSFYQTKINLRGTNQTVAGLDVAPFPANRVTLFQNDENTLPDYAGEPLPATLTINATTDHSFAGLIRNGDGGNTVSVVKNGAGIQEFRNLSGVQGYGYTGPTSLNEGTLKLAFGGGNFEFASDITVAEPATLHFNAVTGNWVFNRVISGPGKVFVDGVNAVVLNNGASNWTGGTVVEGGFLALAGNGATGQGTGPGEGCVGGAMDPANVIEINAGTLSLDGIAPLGNSGMLPEFAPTIHINEGSKLYGGTNTVAFVPNLTLDGGEIEITNGAGHGGFNTDLALVGTVIVGGSSAIPAEIYTTGTGPYANISLGSLGVPGTVFDVADVSNDSFADLTVSSVLRNVSSVASPLTKTGPGTMQLSGVNSYTGTTRVEEGVLQLDMPYLALGSTVEIETAGTLSLQFSGEDTVAGLKLAGASMPDGTYAAVGNGGPGITETPRLTGIGRLVVSSSGVQSYESWAAVIPDETQRDRTADPDGDGFSNLEEYLFGTSPTSADGALTHLENGDSGLVLRWNELTGGNGTYVLQESTTLVDPWGTSGLTPIDAAVQDLPGYVRKEALVPVDVARKFIRVQGAE; via the coding sequence ATGAAACCCTGCTCCCGTCGTATTCCTTCGCAGGCCTTTGCCCTCTGGGCTGCCCCTATTCTCACCTTTTCGTCCGCCTCCGGCGAGGTCTTGGTGTTCAACGAAGCCAATGCCTCCAACATCTGGCAGATTCCGCCCGGAACCAATCTTCTCAACGGTGCCACCGCAACGCCGTCGAATCCGGCGACCCACGAGGGATCGTCCCCAAGTTGGACCGTTGTGACCGACGGCGTTCTTGGTGCTCCCGGAGACAATGCGGCAACCGTGACACCTAACAACGGAGAGGAAGTGATCTTTCCTCTCGATATTGCCGCCCAGCCGGACGGTTACGACATCACCTCCTTCGACTCCTGGGTTGTTTGGGCCAATAGCGGACGGAGCAATCAGAACTACGTCCTGCAATACTCCACGGTCGAAGAGCCGACGGTTTTCAATACCATTGCGACCGTCGCAAACGCCGATGCCGCCACGAATCTCTCCACCCATACCAACATCACCGATACCACCGGAGTGCTGGCGAGCGGGGTGCATTCGGTGAAGCTCATCTTCAACAATCAGGAGAACGGCTACGTCGGGTTCAGCGAGCTGAAGCTTCTGGCCACTCCGACCAACGTGCAGACGCTGGTGGAAGCCAATACCGGAAACGAGTGGACCCTGCCTTCCGGGGCCAACTTGCTGAAGGGAGAGATGGCAAATCCTCCCAGCACGAACACGAACGAAGGATCGTCTCCGAACTGGACCACGGTGACCGACGGATCCCTTGGCACCGCTGCCGATATCAGCTCCAGCGTCACGCCGCCGAACATGGATTCCGTGATTTTCCCCTTGGATACCTCGGTGAATTTCAACGGCTACAATCTCACCTCCTTCGACTCCTATTGTGCGTGGCCAAACTCGGGGCGCGACAATCAGGATTTCAGGATCAGCTACTCCACGGTGGCAGATCCCGATACCTTCATTTTCCTCGGCACGGCGGTAGCCCATACGAGCAGCGAGAACGCCACCCATGTCCGCCTCACGGCAGCGACCGGCTTCCTCGCCACCGGCGTGGCAGCGATCAAGCTGGATTTCGGGCACCAAGAAAACGGCTTTGTGGGCTATCGCGAATTCATCGCGCTTGGCTCGGCGGTCTCGCTTTCCGATCCGCTGACCTGGACGGGCAATAGCGGCACCGGTGGGAATGCGAACTGGATCACCGGCGCGGATAGCAATTGGAAGAAGACCGCAGGAGGCGCTGCCGCGAATTACAACCCGCAGGCTCCGCTGACCTTCGATAACAATTCCACGAACCGTAACATCACGGTGAGTTCCGCCCTCGCCTCGGCATCGATGGCCTTTACCAATGATGCAGCCCATCCCTTCACCTTCGGTGGGCAAAAGGTTACGGTGAGCAACGACATCAGCTCTTCTGGAGCAGGCACCGCGACTTTCAACAACGCGCTGCAAGCTGGAACCGGGGTGGCGGTGACGGGGGCGGGTAGCTTGGTGTTCAATGAGGCTCTTTCAGGCACCGGAGTCACTGTTTCCGGAAGCGGCAACCTCACCTTGAACGCTGCGAACCCGGAACTCGCTGGAAATGCCACCGTGAGCAACGGCACCTTGACCGTGTCCCATGACGGGGGACTGCAGGGCGGCAAGCTTGTCGCCACGGGCGGAAGTGTCCGCTTCACTTCGGCCGCACCGCAAGTGGCGACCATTTCTGGCACGGCAGAAGGCTCCATCGTTCTCGGAAAGACTTCAGGCCCGCTGGTGAATACGAACCTGTCTGCTGGTGACGCCGCATCGGTCACCACCTTCGCGGGCAATATTTCCCAAGCTTCCGGAACCACCGGGAGGCTGACCAAGGCCGGTGGCAGCACCCTGATTCTTTCCGGGACGAATAGCTACTCGGGACCGACAAGTGTGGCCGGCGGTGTCCTCCAACTCGAGCGGCGCCTCTCGCTTTACAATGGTAATTCGGCGTCGTGGACGGCTTCCAACCTCCTCGTCAGCGCAGGCGGTACGCTTTCTTTGAGGGCGGGCTTCTTTGATGAGTTCACGGAAGAAGAAATCAATTCGCTGGCGCTCGGTGGCTTTCAGAGCGGCTCGACTCTCGGTATCAAGAATATCGATAATATCGTGCTGTCCCGCAATCTCACCCAGCCGGGTGTAGGTTTGCTCAAAACCGGAACCGGTCTGCTCACCATCACGGGCAACAACAGCTCGGACGGAACGGTACGCATTGCCGAGGGCAGCGTGCATGCGGCCAGCGAAGGTGGCACCGCGATTCCCGGCAATGTGTTGCTGGGTTCCGCTGTCACCGATGTTTTCCTGAGCTTCGGCGCAGACAATCAGTTCGGCCCTGGCACGGTGGTCAGCGCGGCAAATGGCAGCTTCTATCAGACCAAGATCAATCTCCGTGGCACCAATCAAACCGTCGCCGGTCTGGACGTTGCTCCTTTCCCTGCGAACCGGGTGACCCTGTTCCAGAATGACGAGAATACACTTCCGGACTACGCCGGCGAGCCGCTTCCCGCAACGCTGACGATCAATGCCACCACCGATCACAGCTTCGCAGGTCTTATTCGCAATGGGGACGGTGGCAATACGGTGTCCGTCGTGAAAAATGGTGCCGGTATCCAGGAATTCCGGAATCTCTCCGGCGTTCAGGGATATGGCTACACTGGTCCGACCTCGTTGAACGAAGGCACCTTGAAGCTTGCCTTTGGCGGCGGAAACTTCGAGTTCGCCTCGGATATCACGGTCGCAGAGCCTGCCACCCTCCATTTTAATGCCGTGACGGGGAACTGGGTCTTCAATCGTGTCATCTCGGGCCCCGGCAAAGTGTTCGTGGATGGTGTCAACGCCGTGGTGCTGAACAATGGCGCGAGCAACTGGACCGGCGGCACGGTCGTCGAAGGCGGCTTCCTGGCTCTTGCCGGCAACGGCGCGACCGGGCAGGGAACCGGCCCCGGTGAGGGCTGCGTCGGCGGTGCGATGGATCCGGCGAACGTGATCGAGATCAACGCTGGCACTCTTTCGCTCGATGGCATCGCCCCGCTCGGCAACTCCGGCATGTTGCCGGAATTCGCGCCGACCATTCACATCAACGAGGGTTCGAAGCTCTACGGCGGCACCAATACGGTGGCCTTTGTCCCGAACCTGACCCTTGATGGCGGCGAGATCGAGATCACCAACGGAGCTGGCCATGGAGGCTTCAACACCGACCTCGCGCTCGTGGGGACGGTCATCGTCGGAGGTAGCAGTGCAATCCCGGCTGAAATCTACACGACTGGCACCGGTCCTTACGCGAACATTTCGCTGGGATCTCTCGGGGTTCCCGGAACGGTCTTTGACGTAGCCGATGTCAGCAACGATTCGTTCGCGGATCTCACGGTGTCCTCCGTCCTGCGTAACGTCTCCAGTGTCGCATCGCCGCTGACCAAGACAGGTCCCGGCACCATGCAACTGAGCGGTGTGAACAGCTACACCGGCACCACCCGCGTCGAGGAAGGGGTGCTGCAATTGGATATGCCGTATCTCGCGCTTGGTTCCACCGTGGAGATCGAGACAGCGGGTACGCTCAGCCTTCAGTTTAGCGGCGAGGATACCGTCGCGGGTCTGAAGCTTGCCGGCGCATCGATGCCGGATGGCACCTACGCGGCCGTGGGCAATGGTGGGCCGGGCATCACGGAAACGCCGCGCCTTACCGGCATCGGCCGGTTGGTGGTTTCCAGCAGCGGGGTGCAAAGCTATGAGTCTTGGGCTGCCGTGATTCCGGACGAGACCCAGCGTGATCGGACGGCCGATCCAGATGGTGATGGCTTCAGCAATCTTGAAGAGTATCTCTTCGGAACCTCGCCGACGTCCGCGGATGGTGCTCTGACACATTTGGAAAACGGCGATTCGGGTCTGGTTCTCCGCTGGAACGAACTGACCGGTGGAAATGGCACCTATGTCCTCCAGGAAAGCACCACCTTGGTTGATCCTTGGGGAACGAGTGGCCTGACCCCGATCGATGCCGCCGTGCAGGATCTTCCGGGCTATGTCCGCAAGGAAGCCCTCGTCCCGGTGGATGTGGCGCGGAAGTTCATCCGGGTGCAAGGCGCCGAGTGA
- a CDS encoding cupin domain-containing protein produces METLPFRDPCHRASLPGSGPTIFLVADLSLDLHHAGQALPEGGYSALDCETGLMLIDPLADPLDPAVALGVKIFFEAGARTRWHRKPARSLVVISGRGRIQRAEGAVEEIAAGDVLRISGAEKVWFGAVTSSAMTCILLSAEEG; encoded by the coding sequence ATGGAAACGCTCCCTTTTCGCGACCCTTGCCACCGGGCTTCCCTCCCTGGGTCCGGGCCTACGATCTTCCTAGTAGCAGACCTTTCCCTCGACCTGCATCATGCCGGGCAAGCCCTTCCGGAGGGCGGCTACAGCGCCTTGGATTGTGAGACCGGACTGATGCTCATCGATCCTCTGGCCGACCCTTTGGACCCGGCGGTGGCCCTGGGGGTGAAGATTTTCTTCGAAGCCGGAGCCCGCACGCGATGGCATCGCAAGCCAGCCCGGAGCTTGGTCGTCATTTCCGGCCGGGGCCGGATCCAGCGGGCGGAGGGCGCGGTGGAGGAAATTGCGGCCGGGGATGTGCTGAGGATTTCCGGAGCGGAGAAAGTTTGGTTCGGGGCGGTCACCTCGAGCGCGATGACCTGCATTCTCCTCAGTGCTGAGGAAGGGTAG
- the msrA gene encoding peptide-methionine (S)-S-oxide reductase MsrA, protein MNRRNLLALLLFAPTLASCEPEKAMPEEAKKPAATPKVPEGAEVITLGAGCFWCIEAAYKQVPGVLSATSGYMGGTTANPTYEQVCEGTTGHAEVVQVVYDPKKITTEKVLEWFWELHDPTTLNRQGADVGTQYRSAIYYHNDAQKTAAEASKKEFQPHFKDPIVTEITKAGTFYPAENYHQDYYFQNKTKNGYCRVVIEPKLKKLKLNH, encoded by the coding sequence ATGAACCGCCGAAACCTGCTCGCGCTGCTCCTTTTCGCCCCCACCCTCGCCTCCTGCGAACCAGAAAAAGCCATGCCCGAAGAAGCTAAGAAGCCCGCCGCCACCCCGAAGGTCCCTGAGGGCGCCGAAGTGATCACATTGGGAGCCGGATGCTTCTGGTGCATCGAGGCCGCCTACAAACAGGTCCCGGGCGTCCTCTCAGCCACCTCCGGCTACATGGGCGGCACCACCGCGAATCCGACCTATGAACAGGTCTGCGAAGGCACCACCGGGCACGCTGAGGTGGTGCAAGTCGTTTACGATCCGAAGAAAATCACGACTGAAAAGGTGCTCGAGTGGTTCTGGGAGCTCCACGACCCGACCACCCTGAACCGACAAGGAGCGGACGTGGGCACGCAATACAGGTCCGCAATCTATTACCACAACGATGCCCAAAAGACGGCGGCCGAAGCCTCGAAGAAGGAATTCCAGCCGCACTTCAAGGACCCGATCGTCACCGAAATCACCAAGGCGGGGACTTTCTACCCCGCGGAAAATTACCATCAGGACTACTACTTCCAGAACAAGACGAAGAACGGCTACTGCCGCGTCGTGATCGAGCCAAAGCTGAAAAAGCTGAAGCTCAACCATTGA
- a CDS encoding RNA polymerase sigma factor — protein sequence MKVCVSSAWKAWLLEYGARLLLFARGWAPSREDAEDLVQEAVLRLWNYQQDKGGGVPDLPLAFSTIRFCGLNHHRSESRRKKREESIIYLNDFTDVWLDPSVEDDEDAVRLRDAVQKLSPKLREVVTMKIWGGLTFAEISEALAISQNTAASRYRYALEQLAQDMRRLKEERHGIA from the coding sequence ATGAAGGTCTGTGTGTCCTCCGCATGGAAAGCTTGGCTCCTGGAATACGGTGCCCGGCTCCTTCTTTTTGCCCGCGGCTGGGCTCCCAGCCGGGAAGACGCGGAGGATCTCGTTCAGGAAGCCGTGCTGCGGTTGTGGAATTACCAGCAGGACAAGGGCGGCGGTGTGCCGGACCTGCCTTTGGCTTTCTCCACGATCCGCTTTTGCGGCCTGAACCACCACCGCTCCGAGAGCCGCCGGAAAAAGCGGGAGGAGTCGATCATCTACCTGAACGACTTCACCGACGTCTGGCTGGACCCCTCCGTGGAGGACGACGAGGACGCCGTGCGCCTGCGGGACGCGGTGCAGAAACTCAGCCCGAAGCTCCGGGAGGTGGTCACGATGAAAATCTGGGGTGGCCTGACTTTCGCGGAAATTTCCGAAGCCCTCGCCATCTCTCAGAATACCGCTGCGTCCCGCTACCGCTACGCGCTGGAACAACTTGCGCAAGACATGCGCCGCCTGAAGGAGGAACGACATGGAATCGCTTGA